A part of Paenibacillus donghaensis genomic DNA contains:
- a CDS encoding sensor histidine kinase gives MEYQADAIDRVIKNTIEVMESSKYQIFEILQVARDELVALTKELQRVMEETAETLLKVDKLELNYHRSRIRLTEVSRDFVRYSEKDIRIAYEKATELQLELMMTREREVYLRSRRDELQMRVRSVENSVERAESIGSQMSVVLEYLSGELGQVTRIVESAKNRQMIGLKIILAQEEERKRIAREIHDGPAQMLANLVLRTEIVERMLVKQEFRLVQDEIVDLKGQVRYSLEEMRKVIFNLRPMALDDLGLIPTLRKYVHDFEEKTKIRAVFETRGKEHRLSSAMEAAVYRLVQEALSNAAKHAYPSYVLVEITYQAQLIKIVVKDNGLGFNVQKVKSEQGSRESFGLVGMRERVELLEGRLEIESAENQGTTIVIHIPTNVEKGKE, from the coding sequence GTGGAATACCAAGCCGATGCGATAGATCGCGTTATCAAAAATACCATCGAAGTGATGGAGAGCAGCAAATATCAGATTTTTGAAATATTGCAGGTGGCACGGGATGAGCTTGTTGCGCTCACCAAGGAACTGCAGCGGGTCATGGAGGAAACGGCTGAAACCTTGCTGAAGGTGGACAAGCTGGAGCTGAACTATCACCGCTCCCGGATCCGGCTGACAGAAGTCAGCCGGGATTTTGTCCGTTATTCCGAAAAAGATATTCGCATTGCCTATGAGAAGGCAACAGAGCTTCAGCTCGAACTTATGATGACAAGGGAAAGAGAAGTGTACCTGCGCAGCAGACGGGATGAGTTGCAAATGCGGGTCCGCAGCGTGGAGAATTCGGTCGAAAGAGCAGAATCGATTGGTTCGCAAATGAGTGTAGTTCTGGAATATTTGTCAGGAGAATTGGGTCAAGTGACGAGAATTGTCGAATCCGCCAAGAATCGACAAATGATTGGACTCAAAATAATCCTGGCTCAAGAGGAAGAACGGAAGAGAATTGCCCGGGAAATTCACGATGGTCCCGCGCAAATGCTGGCGAATCTAGTCCTTAGGACGGAAATTGTAGAAAGAATGCTAGTAAAGCAGGAATTTAGGTTAGTGCAGGACGAAATAGTAGATTTAAAAGGGCAGGTTCGTTACAGCCTGGAAGAAATGCGTAAGGTCATATTTAATTTGCGCCCGATGGCACTCGACGATTTGGGCCTGATTCCTACGCTGCGTAAATATGTGCATGACTTCGAAGAGAAAACGAAAATCCGCGCTGTTTTTGAAACCAGAGGCAAGGAGCACCGCTTATCTTCAGCAATGGAGGCGGCAGTATACCGTCTTGTTCAGGAAGCCTTGTCCAACGCGGCGAAACATGCCTATCCGAGTTACGTATTGGTGGAAATTACATACCAAGCGCAATTAATCAAGATTGTCGTTAAAGATAACGGGCTGGGTTTTAATGTGCAGAAGGTAAAAAGCGAGCAGGGCAGCCGGGAAAGCTTCGGGCTGGTAGGCATGCGGGAACGTGTGGAACTGCTTGAAGGAAGACTGGAAATTGAATCCGCCGAGAATCAGGGCACAACAATCGTAATCCATATTCCGACGAATGTGGAGAAGGGGAAGGAGTAA
- a CDS encoding stalk domain-containing protein produces the protein MNKVVTGEKLKGNGRTFKSVTAKKWVAASLAGVLWIMPVLGAEGSHWFGPTKAPVASAAEAFKTTKLGEEVITSGAIMMKYKYTATRSGKNINGLADVIRVDLNNPYVNVDVMTGKGGNLTTRQSTGGMAKETGAVAAVNGDYFNTGGEGAPIGGQVSGGVLVSTPSQLDGMYAFAVTKDRTPMIDEFSFEGTVTAEDGSQFQLAGINKGAYNPEGTSSTYSHSNQMYIYTDAWTALERPRNSSTTPTEVLVENGVITQISANAALPLAVPKGAFILRSHGLAAKFVTEHLAIGQKLTSSYALKSKTTNQSLDPANLQMMIGGHTILVNNGKAAKFSRSISSIGGYRARTALGYSQDGRYVYVIAVEKNANSGGVSMTELQSFMTDIGVWKGLNLDGGGSTTMVDRPLAETSATLSFNTEYGTEQRSIVNGLGVYTSAPQGEVKGIKISGSDVLLIGQKASYSLKGYDTYYNPIDVAAGNPAWTSSGGSVTVNAGEATAVKPGTAKLTAKSGSASASTQVTVLGGDDLASLSPTVATAPLVAGASVSVPVTASTKSGAKITVPSSALKWEFVGFQGAVQDGKLTVNSVDAGATTGYAIARYDGFSTAVVLSTAAATSWENFENVTYPIAFTSNVATVQGTAAVTAGTAERTGSKVLSLTYDMTAGSGKMYAYAQLNGNTGKSVPAAATSMSLDVMGDGSLNWLRAEFVDNSGATAYVDLAKIMDWNGWKTLNLDLSGSGIKFPASLKRVYVVNVEEGQDERAKTGEVAFDNISFTMPSLSSDAGLPKGSASMSIGSKSLLLNGTKQAIDVAPIEKDGTTYVPIKVVMDAFGGTAMWDQTAKKIMVLRGAKAMDLTVNKKDYTLNGKRQSAEVSPIILQSRTLVPLRLVSEQLGLQVKWEQKTKTVTIES, from the coding sequence ATGAATAAGGTTGTTACGGGGGAAAAGCTTAAAGGAAATGGACGGACATTCAAATCAGTGACGGCAAAAAAATGGGTGGCCGCTTCTTTGGCAGGCGTCTTATGGATTATGCCTGTGCTGGGCGCGGAAGGCAGCCATTGGTTCGGACCAACGAAGGCACCGGTAGCTTCGGCTGCAGAGGCATTCAAAACTACCAAGCTGGGCGAAGAAGTGATTACTTCTGGCGCAATTATGATGAAATATAAATATACAGCAACTCGTTCAGGTAAAAATATCAACGGACTGGCCGACGTCATCCGTGTGGATCTTAACAATCCTTATGTGAATGTCGATGTGATGACAGGCAAAGGCGGCAATCTTACCACGCGCCAGAGTACAGGGGGCATGGCTAAGGAAACAGGGGCCGTAGCCGCTGTCAATGGGGATTACTTCAACACGGGCGGCGAAGGGGCACCTATAGGCGGGCAGGTTTCCGGGGGCGTGCTGGTATCTACACCTTCACAGCTGGACGGGATGTATGCTTTTGCCGTAACCAAGGACCGCACACCTATGATCGACGAATTCAGCTTCGAGGGTACGGTAACCGCTGAGGACGGCTCGCAGTTCCAGCTGGCCGGAATCAATAAAGGCGCTTACAATCCGGAAGGCACCAGCTCGACCTACAGCCACTCCAACCAGATGTATATCTATACCGATGCCTGGACCGCTCTGGAACGGCCGAGGAACAGCTCGACTACGCCTACAGAGGTACTTGTGGAGAATGGTGTTATTACGCAGATTTCAGCGAATGCAGCATTGCCGCTGGCAGTGCCCAAAGGGGCTTTTATCCTCCGATCGCATGGACTAGCGGCCAAGTTCGTTACAGAACATTTGGCGATAGGGCAGAAACTTACCAGCTCGTATGCGCTGAAGTCGAAAACGACCAATCAATCGCTTGATCCGGCTAATCTGCAGATGATGATCGGCGGACATACCATTCTTGTGAACAACGGTAAGGCGGCCAAGTTCTCCCGCTCGATCAGCAGCATTGGCGGCTATCGTGCCCGTACAGCCTTGGGCTACTCACAAGACGGCAGGTATGTGTACGTCATTGCTGTAGAGAAAAACGCCAACAGTGGCGGAGTATCCATGACTGAGCTGCAGTCCTTCATGACAGATATCGGGGTGTGGAAAGGGCTGAATCTCGATGGAGGCGGTTCTACTACCATGGTGGACCGTCCGCTGGCTGAAACCTCCGCTACGCTAAGCTTTAATACGGAATATGGGACAGAACAGCGCAGTATTGTTAACGGGTTGGGTGTATATACCTCGGCTCCGCAAGGTGAAGTCAAAGGCATCAAGATCAGCGGCAGTGATGTGCTGCTAATCGGCCAGAAAGCCAGTTATTCTCTTAAAGGCTATGATACCTATTATAATCCTATCGATGTAGCAGCAGGCAATCCGGCATGGACCTCCAGCGGCGGAAGTGTAACTGTAAATGCGGGTGAAGCTACTGCGGTTAAGCCAGGTACAGCTAAACTGACGGCTAAGAGCGGCTCTGCGAGCGCATCAACCCAGGTTACGGTTCTAGGCGGAGACGATCTGGCCAGTCTGAGTCCGACTGTGGCCACAGCGCCGTTGGTGGCGGGAGCTTCTGTGTCCGTTCCGGTTACGGCATCGACCAAAAGCGGGGCCAAGATCACCGTTCCTTCTTCAGCACTGAAATGGGAGTTCGTCGGCTTTCAGGGAGCAGTACAGGATGGCAAGCTTACCGTTAATTCCGTAGATGCAGGTGCTACAACCGGCTATGCGATCGCCCGTTACGACGGTTTCAGCACGGCGGTTGTATTATCGACAGCAGCGGCAACGTCTTGGGAGAACTTTGAGAATGTAACGTATCCGATCGCGTTTACGAGCAATGTAGCGACAGTACAAGGAACTGCAGCAGTCACGGCAGGAACTGCGGAACGCACCGGCTCCAAGGTGCTGTCACTGACCTATGATATGACGGCAGGCAGTGGTAAAATGTATGCTTATGCCCAGTTGAACGGCAATACCGGCAAAAGTGTTCCGGCTGCTGCAACCTCCATGTCCCTGGATGTAATGGGTGATGGGAGTCTGAACTGGCTGCGGGCCGAGTTTGTCGACAACAGCGGGGCGACCGCCTATGTCGATCTGGCCAAGATTATGGACTGGAACGGCTGGAAGACTCTGAACCTTGACCTTTCAGGTTCCGGTATTAAGTTCCCGGCCTCCCTTAAGCGAGTATATGTAGTAAATGTAGAGGAAGGCCAAGATGAGCGGGCCAAGACTGGCGAGGTTGCTTTTGACAATATCAGCTTCACCATGCCTTCGCTCTCCAGCGATGCAGGATTGCCGAAAGGCTCGGCTTCAATGAGCATCGGTTCCAAATCGCTCCTGCTCAACGGAACCAAGCAGGCGATTGATGTGGCTCCGATTGAGAAGGATGGCACCACTTATGTGCCAATCAAGGTGGTTATGGATGCGTTTGGCGGAACTGCGATGTGGGATCAGACGGCGAAGAAAATTATGGTGCTGCGCGGTGCCAAAGCCATGGATCTGACCGTAAACAAGAAGGATTATACTCTAAACGGCAAACGCCAGAGCGCAGAAGTGTCTCCAATCATTCTGCAGTCCAGGACTTTAGTACCATTAAGACTTGTTTCTGAGCAGCTGGGCTTACAAGTGAAATGGGAACAGAAAACTAAGACCGTAACTATCGAATCGTGA
- a CDS encoding Ig-like domain-containing protein encodes MKRKISMWTALLLAGELILGAGQYTGGIGSSAVYAAAEFNMRTSPSQGAAYVSTASSIKLSFDQVVNPQNGEITITAQDGSTPAIKVPVGSYGLVGSSKDYEIKWGTSPQFAANTNYTVEIPRGLFKDNAGAESARTTISFTTAPENDTAISAGEFSPGNNTRVDTGALTQLSFKLNKPLQKGGGTIRLLSSADNATIQEFHIQDGEPYVEVQSDAASTAVKLTLNKKLAVGGNYYILMDAYAFKDANKKTFAGISSGNVWSFSTKGSEVNVSVSPVADATSVPVWGAVQLHFDRPMMPAQGNISISPGTPEDGRTRWINVNSTAVTGGGDRNITIASASTTNPLLGSTRYTVVVPQGAFYDQDGNVFPASGPYTWSFTTAPLAGPVAAALNPADRSESVDINKSFSIKFDRDVVFNSELPNAITLHKIDGTVVPSTPVRGGNAQEYVVKPAAPLENNTAYYVDIAKGAFSDAYDPNSVFEGINGINAWSIRTISLDQSAPQLTASILENNRTIKLKYNEELNASVALIPSSFPVTVNDEKRTVENVYIQGDSVYVVLGTGVAVGQVVKVSYNGGLRTVRDLSGNEAGTFSYRQVSNSIESALPTPKDGTLTGKTLVLNFNDGLRAASPNAYSQFNVTADGYGLGVSSISSNGSSVYLTLGNEASSGQTVRVAYYASSYPLQNLQGQNIANFSDFNIRNTTDTTPPVLQTISGSGNKVVLTYNEGISASGLPLNSQYSVLVGTTPNYVTNIAVSGTQVTLTLQSTLAANQTSTLSYVAGIAGLSDLNGNRAPYINLQPISVSAVTSGGGTTAVPDIQSAVVSGDELTVTFSKNMSSSSTLYAGQFGVRADGSSVGVQSYYVSGSILRLVLSTVVKTGQTVDLSYMSAPGSIKDGNGNALSSFSTLVVQNLTGQSTGAGSGTRPSYLGTLAAIEFGEEISLLKIDSATTASERSIYNQAAIRYNLTADRLSASYDYLYKVGAASLAFEVPSTETSAYVSVPFKPLLEAANRNKQAKFSIRYGDHIYTVALADIDMNNLAASLIADSNNISLVFRLEKVPAGTFAPFEQKLQTQGLRSITELVDFRLTAVTGDNFANAKGLNTAGEYRVRTASTLNAAQTSAARLDLAYYDAAYLPTKVSTAGNYTIIRARTFGNQVVGSFLSTRTFTDMSNHWSKDIVAELAAKTIIDSSYGSSFKPEQKITRAEFAVMLSRGLGLLGDRDTAQRFRDIQPSTQTGDYIGAAAKAGIITGNTDGTFRPDDNITREQMAIMMIRAMEYAKHPVTLNGTPASALIAFKDKSKIQNQSAEFVAKAVQSGIILGMTTTEFQPQGNATRAQAAVMLQRMLKQTEYL; translated from the coding sequence ATGAAAAGAAAAATTTCAATGTGGACCGCACTGCTGCTGGCAGGAGAGCTTATACTCGGAGCAGGGCAATATACGGGTGGAATAGGCAGCTCTGCGGTTTATGCAGCTGCTGAATTTAACATGAGAACTTCCCCTTCGCAAGGCGCGGCCTATGTCAGCACCGCGTCATCCATTAAACTAAGCTTTGATCAGGTAGTCAATCCGCAAAATGGTGAAATTACAATTACTGCACAGGATGGCAGCACTCCGGCGATCAAGGTTCCTGTCGGAAGCTACGGATTGGTGGGCAGCTCCAAGGATTATGAGATTAAATGGGGGACGAGTCCGCAGTTTGCTGCAAATACCAATTATACTGTGGAAATTCCACGAGGCTTGTTCAAGGATAATGCGGGTGCCGAATCCGCACGGACAACGATATCTTTTACCACTGCACCCGAGAATGACACCGCCATTTCAGCAGGTGAATTCTCACCTGGCAACAATACGCGGGTAGACACAGGAGCATTGACACAGCTAAGCTTCAAACTCAATAAACCGCTGCAAAAAGGTGGCGGTACAATTCGGCTGCTCTCTTCAGCAGATAATGCGACCATTCAGGAATTCCATATCCAGGATGGGGAGCCCTATGTTGAAGTTCAGAGCGATGCAGCGTCTACGGCTGTAAAGCTGACATTGAACAAGAAGTTGGCTGTCGGCGGCAATTATTATATTCTGATGGATGCTTATGCTTTTAAGGATGCCAACAAAAAGACGTTCGCCGGTATTTCCAGCGGAAATGTGTGGAGCTTCTCTACCAAAGGCAGTGAGGTGAATGTATCGGTATCCCCTGTGGCAGATGCAACAAGCGTGCCTGTATGGGGAGCAGTTCAGCTTCATTTCGATCGTCCGATGATGCCGGCCCAAGGCAACATCTCGATCTCACCAGGCACACCGGAGGATGGTCGAACGAGATGGATTAACGTGAACTCGACAGCGGTGACAGGCGGCGGGGACCGGAATATTACCATAGCCTCGGCTTCTACCACCAACCCGCTATTGGGCAGCACCCGGTATACCGTGGTTGTACCGCAAGGGGCTTTTTACGATCAGGATGGCAATGTGTTTCCGGCTTCGGGACCTTACACCTGGAGTTTCACTACAGCACCCTTAGCTGGGCCTGTGGCCGCTGCGCTGAACCCTGCCGACCGCAGCGAGTCTGTGGATATTAACAAGTCTTTTTCGATCAAATTCGATCGTGACGTGGTCTTCAATTCAGAATTGCCCAATGCGATCACGCTGCATAAAATCGACGGGACGGTTGTTCCTTCCACTCCAGTTAGGGGAGGGAATGCTCAGGAATATGTTGTGAAACCGGCAGCGCCGCTTGAGAACAATACTGCTTATTACGTGGATATTGCCAAGGGGGCTTTCTCGGATGCTTATGACCCGAATTCTGTGTTTGAAGGCATTAACGGGATAAACGCCTGGAGCATCCGCACGATCTCCCTGGACCAATCGGCACCTCAGCTGACCGCTTCGATTCTGGAGAACAATCGTACAATCAAATTGAAATATAATGAAGAATTAAATGCGTCTGTTGCGCTGATTCCTTCAAGCTTCCCGGTTACCGTCAATGATGAGAAACGTACCGTGGAGAATGTGTACATTCAGGGCGACAGCGTCTATGTGGTGCTGGGTACCGGTGTAGCGGTAGGTCAAGTAGTCAAAGTCAGCTATAACGGCGGATTGCGGACGGTACGTGACCTTAGCGGCAATGAAGCAGGGACGTTCTCCTATCGGCAGGTGAGTAATAGCATTGAATCTGCGCTGCCTACCCCCAAAGACGGGACGCTTACCGGCAAGACCTTGGTGCTGAACTTTAACGATGGACTTAGGGCGGCTTCGCCCAATGCCTACAGTCAGTTCAATGTGACCGCAGACGGTTATGGGCTGGGCGTTAGTTCCATCAGCTCTAATGGCAGCTCAGTCTATCTGACGCTGGGCAATGAAGCCTCCAGCGGTCAGACCGTACGGGTCGCCTATTACGCGAGTTCTTATCCGCTGCAGAACCTGCAGGGACAGAATATTGCTAACTTTAGTGATTTTAATATTCGTAACACAACGGATACGACACCTCCGGTGCTTCAGACGATATCCGGTTCCGGCAATAAAGTGGTGCTGACTTATAATGAAGGGATATCCGCCAGCGGTCTTCCGCTGAACAGCCAATACTCTGTGCTGGTGGGAACGACGCCCAACTATGTAACTAATATCGCGGTAAGCGGAACACAGGTAACGTTAACCCTTCAGAGTACGCTTGCTGCGAATCAGACAAGCACCTTGTCCTATGTGGCGGGTATTGCCGGATTAAGTGATCTGAACGGCAACCGGGCGCCTTATATCAATCTTCAGCCCATCAGTGTATCGGCTGTTACATCAGGAGGTGGCACTACGGCAGTTCCGGATATCCAATCTGCGGTAGTCTCCGGAGATGAGCTTACGGTTACGTTTAGCAAAAATATGTCATCCTCATCCACACTGTACGCTGGCCAGTTCGGGGTCCGCGCAGACGGGAGCAGCGTTGGCGTGCAGAGCTATTACGTGTCTGGCAGCATCCTGAGACTGGTGCTGTCTACTGTAGTCAAGACGGGGCAGACTGTCGATTTATCCTACATGTCGGCACCAGGGAGCATCAAGGACGGTAACGGTAATGCGCTATCATCGTTCAGTACGCTGGTGGTACAGAATCTTACCGGTCAATCTACGGGAGCCGGATCGGGGACACGGCCTTCCTATCTAGGAACTCTGGCTGCCATTGAATTTGGGGAAGAAATCTCTTTGCTCAAAATCGATTCGGCAACCACAGCAAGCGAGCGTTCCATCTATAATCAGGCGGCAATCCGATATAATCTGACAGCAGATCGGCTTAGTGCAAGCTATGATTATTTGTACAAGGTGGGAGCAGCCTCCCTTGCTTTTGAGGTTCCTTCTACTGAAACATCAGCCTATGTATCTGTGCCGTTTAAGCCGCTCCTGGAGGCGGCAAACCGCAATAAGCAGGCCAAGTTCTCTATCCGGTATGGGGACCACATTTATACGGTAGCTCTAGCTGATATTGATATGAATAATCTGGCTGCAAGCTTGATTGCGGACAGCAACAATATCTCTCTGGTCTTCCGGCTGGAGAAGGTTCCGGCAGGGACCTTTGCACCGTTTGAACAGAAGCTGCAGACTCAGGGACTGCGCAGCATTACCGAGTTGGTAGATTTCCGTCTGACGGCAGTGACCGGCGATAACTTCGCCAATGCCAAAGGACTTAACACTGCAGGGGAATACAGAGTGCGCACAGCATCTACTCTGAATGCCGCCCAGACCTCCGCTGCCAGACTGGATCTTGCCTATTACGACGCTGCTTATTTGCCTACCAAGGTGAGTACTGCAGGGAATTATACGATTATTCGCGCCCGTACCTTTGGCAATCAGGTCGTGGGCAGCTTCTTGTCCACACGTACCTTTACAGATATGAGCAATCATTGGAGCAAGGATATTGTGGCGGAGCTAGCCGCCAAAACAATTATCGACAGCAGTTATGGCAGCAGCTTCAAGCCTGAGCAGAAAATTACCCGTGCTGAATTCGCAGTAATGCTCAGCCGGGGGTTAGGCCTGCTCGGCGATCGTGATACGGCTCAGCGATTCCGGGATATACAGCCATCTACCCAGACCGGCGATTACATTGGTGCCGCGGCGAAGGCCGGCATCATAACAGGAAATACAGACGGCACTTTCCGCCCGGATGACAACATTACCCGTGAGCAGATGGCCATTATGATGATCCGGGCCATGGAATATGCCAAACACCCGGTTACCTTAAACGGGACGCCAGCTTCCGCCCTGATTGCTTTTAAGGATAAGTCCAAGATTCAGAACCAAAGTGCAGAATTTGTAGCCAAAGCTGTCCAGTCCGGAATTATTCTGGGCATGACAACAACTGAGTTCCAGCCACAAGGCAACGCCACCCGCGCACAGGCAGCGGTGATGCTGCAGCGGATGCTGAAGCAGACCGAATATTTGTAA
- the metK gene encoding methionine adenosyltransferase: MSIKGRHLFTSESVTEGHPDKICDQISDAVLDAFLLNDPNARVACEVAVATGLVLVIGEISTKSEYVDIPAIVRSTIKEIGYTNAQYGFDFNTCAVLTSLNEQSADIAQGVNAALEHRDPAKVAEETANIGAGDQGLMFGFATNETPELMPLPIALSHRIARRLAEVRKDGTLGYLRPDGKTQVTVEYQDGKPVRIDAIVVSTQHAEEVTLQQIQADIKEHVLVPVVPAELLDEETKYFINPTGRFVIGGPQGDAGLTGRKIIVDTYGGYARHGGGAFSGKDPTKVDRSAAYAARYVAKNLVAAGLADKCEIQLAYAIGVANPVSISVDTYGTGVIAEDKLAELIAANFDLRPAGIISMLDLRKPIYKQTAAYGHFGRTDLDLPWERVDKAELLRSQAGL; this comes from the coding sequence TTGTCTATTAAAGGACGGCATTTATTTACTTCCGAGTCGGTAACGGAAGGGCATCCGGATAAGATCTGTGATCAAATCTCGGATGCTGTATTGGACGCATTTCTGCTGAATGATCCCAATGCACGGGTAGCCTGTGAAGTAGCTGTAGCTACAGGACTGGTGCTTGTCATCGGTGAGATCAGCACCAAGTCGGAATACGTAGATATTCCTGCTATTGTGCGTAGCACCATTAAGGAGATTGGTTATACCAATGCTCAATATGGTTTTGATTTCAACACCTGTGCAGTGCTGACTTCGCTTAACGAGCAGTCGGCAGATATCGCACAGGGCGTTAATGCGGCTCTGGAGCATCGTGATCCGGCCAAGGTGGCTGAAGAAACGGCCAATATTGGTGCAGGTGATCAGGGGCTGATGTTTGGATTCGCTACCAATGAGACTCCTGAACTGATGCCACTGCCCATTGCCTTGTCCCATCGTATTGCTCGCCGCCTGGCTGAAGTCCGCAAGGATGGCACGCTTGGCTACCTGCGCCCCGATGGCAAAACTCAGGTGACCGTAGAATATCAGGATGGCAAACCTGTGCGCATTGATGCTATTGTTGTATCTACACAACATGCTGAAGAAGTTACCTTGCAGCAGATTCAAGCGGATATCAAAGAGCATGTACTGGTTCCCGTGGTGCCGGCTGAGCTGCTGGACGAGGAAACCAAATATTTCATAAATCCAACAGGTCGTTTCGTAATTGGTGGACCACAAGGGGATGCCGGCCTTACAGGCCGCAAAATCATTGTTGATACCTATGGTGGTTATGCACGTCATGGCGGGGGAGCTTTCTCTGGTAAGGATCCGACTAAAGTGGACCGCTCCGCAGCGTATGCAGCCCGTTATGTAGCCAAGAACCTGGTGGCGGCTGGACTCGCGGACAAATGTGAGATTCAATTGGCTTATGCCATTGGTGTAGCCAACCCTGTCTCCATTAGCGTGGATACATATGGAACAGGTGTGATCGCTGAAGATAAGCTGGCTGAACTGATCGCGGCTAATTTCGATCTTCGCCCGGCAGGAATTATTTCTATGTTAGATCTACGCAAACCGATTTATAAGCAAACGGCAGCTTACGGGCATTTTGGACGTACAGATCTGGATCTTCCTTGGGAACGAGTGGACAAGGCAGAGCTGCTGAGATCGCAGGCAGGCTTGTAA
- a CDS encoding alpha/beta-type small acid-soluble spore protein: protein MARNNRKVVPESREMLKKMQYEIAAEFGLYGSHYGGGADTEFGSELGALGGSGGRSSYLGHLSSRDNGSVGGEITKRLVKQAEQTLF, encoded by the coding sequence ATGGCACGTAATAATCGTAAGGTGGTACCGGAAAGCCGGGAAATGCTGAAGAAAATGCAATATGAAATTGCAGCGGAATTTGGTCTGTACGGGTCTCATTATGGTGGCGGAGCAGATACTGAATTTGGTTCAGAGCTGGGAGCGCTCGGAGGTTCTGGCGGACGGAGTTCTTATCTTGGACATCTCTCCTCGAGAGATAATGGCTCTGTAGGCGGCGAAATTACAAAGAGGCTTGTGAAGCAGGCCGAACAGACTCTTTTTTAA